The Halomonas sp. KG2 genome contains a region encoding:
- the pyk gene encoding pyruvate kinase gives MTRSTSPTPLRRTKIVATLGPASDRPGVLEDMLKAGVDVVRLNFSHGAADDHRRRLKEVREIAQRLNRSVAALGDLQGPKIRISRFAEGAVHLDIGQAFVLDMALDANSGTAERVGCDYKSLIDDVAPGDRLLLDDGRVVLDVTSIIGQEVHTRVHVGGKLSNNKGINKQGGGLSAPALTEKDKEDLKTAIDIGVDYLAVSFPRSAADMQEARDLLGEAGKEIGLVAKLERAEAVADDETLDGIIEASEAVMVARGDLGVEIGDAALIGTQKRIIKHARTLNRAVITATQMMESMIESPLPTRAEVFDVANAVLDATDAVMLSAETAAGDYPVETIQAMDRVCLGAERERIAQSSGHRIHEGFERIDETIALSAMYAANHLTGVRAIACMTSTGYTPLIASRIRSGLPIVGLAHSPIAQRRMALYRGVVSIPFDTTHMDPKELNQEAVKLLQAHGLAHPGDHVILTRGDHMNAHGGTNTMKVLAVEEAQI, from the coding sequence ATGACTCGCTCAACATCTCCCACTCCCCTTCGCCGCACCAAGATTGTCGCGACGCTTGGCCCAGCAAGCGATCGCCCTGGCGTGCTGGAAGACATGCTAAAAGCGGGCGTTGATGTCGTGCGGCTAAATTTCTCCCATGGCGCCGCAGATGACCATCGCCGCCGCTTGAAAGAGGTACGCGAGATCGCCCAGCGACTAAATCGCAGCGTTGCCGCCCTGGGTGACCTGCAAGGGCCAAAAATCCGTATATCACGCTTTGCCGAAGGTGCCGTTCACTTGGACATTGGCCAGGCCTTTGTGCTCGACATGGCGCTAGATGCCAACAGCGGCACGGCCGAGCGCGTCGGCTGTGATTACAAGTCGCTGATTGACGATGTCGCCCCTGGCGACCGGCTACTGCTGGATGATGGCCGTGTCGTGCTGGACGTCACCTCGATTATTGGTCAAGAAGTGCACACACGCGTTCACGTAGGTGGCAAGCTTTCCAATAACAAAGGCATCAACAAGCAAGGTGGTGGATTATCCGCCCCGGCGCTTACCGAAAAAGATAAAGAAGACCTAAAAACCGCGATCGATATCGGGGTGGATTACCTGGCGGTATCGTTCCCACGCAGCGCTGCTGATATGCAAGAAGCACGCGACCTGCTCGGCGAAGCAGGCAAGGAAATAGGCTTGGTTGCCAAGCTTGAGCGCGCCGAAGCGGTTGCCGATGATGAGACACTGGATGGCATTATCGAAGCCTCTGAAGCCGTGATGGTCGCGCGAGGCGACTTAGGCGTAGAAATTGGCGATGCCGCACTGATCGGCACTCAAAAACGCATCATCAAGCATGCTCGCACGCTTAACCGCGCGGTAATTACCGCCACACAAATGATGGAGTCGATGATTGAGTCGCCACTGCCCACCCGCGCGGAAGTATTCGACGTGGCTAACGCAGTGCTTGATGCCACCGACGCCGTCATGCTTTCCGCGGAAACTGCCGCGGGCGACTATCCGGTAGAAACCATTCAAGCGATGGATCGGGTATGCCTCGGTGCTGAACGCGAACGTATTGCTCAGTCATCAGGTCACCGTATCCATGAAGGCTTCGAGCGCATTGATGAAACCATTGCCCTCTCTGCCATGTATGCCGCCAACCACCTTACCGGGGTACGCGCCATAGCCTGCATGACCTCGACAGGTTATACGCCACTGATTGCCTCACGCATTCGCTCTGGCCTGCCGATTGTTGGCCTTGCACACAGCCCGATTGCCCAACGGCGCATGGCGCTTTACCGCGGCGTCGTGTCGATCCCCTTCGACACAACCCATATGGATCCTAAAGAGCTCAACCAAGAAGCCGTCAAGCTACTCCAAGCGCATGGTTTGGCACACCCTGGCGATCATGTCATTCTTACCCGCGGCGACCACATGAACGCCCACGGCGGCACTAACACCATGAAAGTGCTGGCCGTTGAAGAAGCGCAAATCTAA
- the gap gene encoding type I glyceraldehyde-3-phosphate dehydrogenase, whose protein sequence is MTIRVAINGFGRIGRNVLRALYENGYRDRVRVVAINDLGDPSLNSHLLRHDTVHGHFPFAVEHDAESIRVDGDRIAISSERDPSQLPWASMNIDLVMECTGLFTKREAAAKHIEAGAKRVLISAPSPDADATIVYGVNDDILTAEHTVVSNASCTTNCLAPVAKALNDAVGIENGLMTTVHAYTNDQNLSDVYHSDPYRARSATHSMIPTKTGAAAAVGLVLPELAGKFDGLAVRVPVINVSLVDLTFTASRDTSKEEINAIVEQAAANSSVLAVNAQPLVSIDFNHDAHSSTFDANHTRVNGRLVKIMAWYDNEWGFSNRMLDTALAMQKTAK, encoded by the coding sequence ATGACAATAAGAGTTGCTATTAACGGATTTGGACGGATTGGTCGTAACGTACTGCGTGCGCTGTACGAAAATGGCTACCGGGATCGTGTCCGAGTGGTTGCGATTAATGATTTGGGTGATCCTTCCCTAAACTCGCACCTGCTGCGTCACGATACGGTTCACGGCCACTTTCCTTTTGCCGTTGAGCATGATGCCGAAAGTATTCGTGTGGATGGCGATCGCATCGCGATCTCTTCTGAGCGTGATCCTAGCCAGCTTCCTTGGGCATCCATGAACATTGATCTCGTCATGGAGTGCACAGGCTTGTTCACTAAGCGAGAAGCCGCTGCCAAGCATATCGAAGCGGGTGCTAAGCGTGTGTTGATCTCTGCACCCAGCCCCGATGCTGACGCTACTATCGTATATGGTGTTAATGACGATATTTTGACGGCTGAACATACGGTGGTCTCCAATGCGTCGTGCACGACTAACTGCTTGGCGCCTGTCGCCAAAGCGTTAAACGATGCTGTAGGCATTGAAAATGGTTTGATGACCACGGTTCATGCCTACACCAACGACCAGAACCTATCGGATGTTTATCACTCCGACCCTTACCGCGCGCGTAGTGCGACGCATTCGATGATTCCGACCAAAACAGGCGCAGCAGCGGCCGTTGGTTTGGTCTTGCCGGAGCTGGCAGGTAAGTTTGATGGGTTAGCCGTACGCGTGCCGGTGATCAACGTTTCCCTGGTAGATTTAACATTTACGGCAAGCCGCGATACCAGCAAAGAAGAGATCAACGCAATTGTTGAACAAGCGGCGGCGAACTCGTCTGTGCTAGCGGTTAACGCACAGCCACTGGTGTCTATTGATTTCAATCATGATGCGCATTCATCTACTTTTGATGCCAATCACACCCGTGTGAATGGCCGCCTGGTGAAAATCATGGCGTGGTACGACAACGAGTGGGGCTTCTCCAACCGTATGTTAGATACCGCCCTTGCCATGCAGAAAACGGCCAAATAA
- a CDS encoding LacI family DNA-binding transcriptional regulator — translation MTAHRRMTLKDLATELGVSTATISNAFNRPDQLSPLLRDRILSEAKRLGYNGPDAKARSLRTGRSSIVAVILAESLTYSLNDAVASEFLSGVAEVLDAHGHTMLLLPGRGHASQPPGSANIADGFIVYGLMPNNKLLSELPAQRPLVSVDFDIDGSPTVHIDDQDASYHLAQHALKTRPQRPAVINLRLTKEHCNGRITNAHTLLPGSSTISRARLAGFHAALTEHGFDAEQIPLWNIEENVFDVCSPVITEILDLPATQRPDLLLCMSDRIALTALTLAEQRGIHVPGELRITGFDGIAEGQYRAPRLTTVRQDSAGKGRVAAKMILGRIPKTQQLLKTELLLGDTCP, via the coding sequence GTGACTGCCCATCGTCGAATGACTCTCAAGGATCTTGCCACAGAACTCGGCGTTTCCACTGCGACAATATCAAACGCTTTCAACCGCCCCGACCAGCTTTCGCCTCTGCTACGCGATCGTATTTTAAGCGAGGCCAAACGCCTTGGGTATAACGGTCCAGATGCCAAGGCCCGCAGTCTACGCACCGGGCGTTCCAGCATTGTTGCGGTTATTCTTGCCGAAAGCCTGACCTACAGCCTCAATGATGCTGTCGCCAGTGAATTTTTATCCGGCGTCGCTGAAGTACTTGATGCTCATGGTCATACCATGCTGCTACTGCCTGGCAGAGGCCATGCCTCCCAGCCGCCCGGGTCTGCAAACATTGCCGATGGCTTTATCGTTTACGGCCTGATGCCTAATAACAAGCTTCTAAGCGAGCTGCCTGCGCAGCGGCCACTGGTGTCCGTGGATTTCGACATTGATGGCAGTCCGACTGTGCATATCGATGATCAGGATGCGAGCTACCACCTTGCCCAGCACGCCTTAAAAACGCGGCCACAGCGGCCTGCGGTGATTAATCTTCGTCTGACAAAAGAGCATTGCAACGGCCGCATCACCAACGCGCACACCCTACTGCCGGGCAGCAGCACCATCAGCCGTGCGCGCCTGGCCGGATTTCATGCTGCACTCACCGAACATGGCTTTGATGCTGAACAGATCCCACTATGGAATATCGAAGAGAACGTGTTTGATGTGTGCTCACCAGTGATCACAGAAATCCTCGACCTGCCTGCCACGCAGCGCCCGGATCTGCTGCTATGCATGTCAGACCGTATTGCGCTTACCGCGCTGACGTTGGCCGAACAGCGTGGCATTCACGTACCAGGTGAACTAAGAATTACCGGCTTTGATGGCATTGCTGAAGGGCAGTACCGGGCGCCGCGTTTAACGACTGTGCGCCAGGACAGTGCGGGCAAAGGCCGCGTGGCGGCAAAAATGATTCTAGGGCGGATACCCAAAACCCAGCAGCTACTCAAAACTGAGTTGCTGCTGGGCGACACTTGCCCATAA
- the ugpC gene encoding sn-glycerol-3-phosphate ABC transporter ATP-binding protein UgpC, translating into MASVTLEKINKVFGRDHIIKDVDLTIGDGEFVVFVGPSGCGKSTLLRLIAGLESITDGDLNIGDTLVNDLPPRERGVGMVFQSYALYPHMTVYDNMAFGLKLAKTDKETVHERVMSTAKILQLEDLLHRKPKALSGGQRQRVAMGRAMAREPRILLFDEPLSNLDASLRVQMRNEIARLHNRLGSTMIYVTHDQVEAMTLADKIVVLKGGHIEQVGSPHELYQRPATKFVAGFIGSPTMNFMPAELASGSTDGCRVTAKGLGEITLPQAADSYRTGSSLTLGIRPEHLRLEAPKGDNCFEIFNVEYLGNEVYVYLEPKEGDTLLIHRSEAPSQWEEGQKVSLVPDIEHVHLFDESGAALMLSETRSAA; encoded by the coding sequence ATGGCAAGTGTTACGCTTGAAAAGATCAACAAAGTATTTGGTCGCGATCACATTATTAAAGACGTTGACCTGACCATTGGCGATGGTGAATTTGTCGTCTTTGTTGGTCCCTCCGGCTGTGGCAAATCTACGCTGCTGCGCCTTATCGCGGGTCTTGAGTCGATCACCGACGGTGACTTAAACATTGGTGACACGCTGGTCAATGACCTTCCCCCACGAGAACGTGGTGTGGGCATGGTGTTCCAGTCGTATGCTCTTTACCCGCACATGACCGTTTATGACAACATGGCCTTTGGCTTGAAGCTTGCCAAAACGGACAAAGAGACGGTCCATGAACGGGTAATGAGTACCGCTAAAATTTTGCAGCTTGAAGACCTATTGCACCGCAAGCCGAAAGCACTGTCGGGCGGTCAACGCCAACGTGTTGCAATGGGCCGTGCGATGGCTCGGGAACCTCGCATTCTGCTTTTTGATGAGCCGCTTTCTAACCTGGATGCGTCGCTGCGAGTACAAATGCGCAACGAGATCGCGAGGCTGCACAATCGCCTAGGCTCTACGATGATTTATGTGACCCACGACCAAGTCGAAGCAATGACCCTGGCAGATAAAATCGTGGTGCTAAAAGGCGGCCATATCGAGCAAGTAGGTAGCCCACATGAACTTTATCAACGCCCAGCCACCAAGTTTGTCGCAGGTTTTATCGGTTCACCGACGATGAATTTTATGCCCGCGGAGCTTGCCAGCGGTTCAACAGATGGTTGCCGGGTGACTGCAAAAGGATTGGGAGAGATCACACTTCCCCAAGCCGCAGATAGCTATCGTACGGGCAGTTCGCTTACCTTAGGCATACGCCCCGAGCACCTACGTTTAGAGGCACCCAAGGGCGATAACTGCTTTGAAATTTTCAATGTCGAGTACCTGGGTAATGAGGTCTATGTCTACCTAGAACCCAAAGAGGGCGATACACTGCTTATCCACCGCAGCGAAGCCCCGAGCCAGTGGGAAGAAGGCCAAAAAGTATCCCTAGTGCCTGACATTGAGCATGTGCATCTATTTGATGAAAGCGGTGCGGCGTTGATGCTTTCTGAGACACGCTCTGCAGCTTAA
- a CDS encoding alpha-glucosidase family protein: protein MQDNLTWWRGGVIYQIYPRSFLDSRGDGIGDLKGITEKLDYVASLNVDGVWLSPFFTSPMLDFGYDVSDYRDVDPMFGTLDDFKALLDKAHSLGLKVMIDQVISHTSEQHAWFKESRQNRTNPKADWFVWADPKPDGTPPNNWLSIFGGPAWTFDSRRQQYYLHNFLTSQPDVNFHNPEARQAQLDNMRFWLDLGVDGFRLDTVNFYFHDAELRDNAPVPKGESKTLGAPEANPYTWQRHVYDISRPENVDFLKDLRALMDEYPGTTSVGEIGDDNPLERMAEYTAGGDKLHMAYTFDLLNKPRSASYIRHVIERFQRLAGDAWPCWATSNHDVERSASRWGAEEDPIAYPKVMLAMLFSLRGSVCLYQGEELGLPEADVPFERIQDPYGKVLWPEFKGRDGCRTPMPWTDGTQAGFSAIEPWLPVEKRHLPLAVSRQQTNPDSTLNAVRRMLAFRQTHSALFDGDLQLIEVGEELLGFIRQNDQEKVLCVFNLTGNELQTALPLDVIGDLEGHGFTTARKGNVLTLPAYQAAFMHVA from the coding sequence ATGCAAGACAACCTGACCTGGTGGCGCGGCGGCGTTATCTATCAAATTTACCCGCGCAGCTTCCTAGACAGTCGTGGCGACGGTATTGGTGACTTGAAAGGCATTACCGAAAAGCTCGATTACGTCGCTTCTTTGAATGTTGACGGTGTCTGGCTGTCGCCTTTCTTTACGTCTCCCATGTTGGATTTCGGTTATGACGTCAGCGACTACCGTGACGTTGATCCCATGTTTGGCACCCTGGATGATTTCAAGGCGTTGCTCGACAAGGCCCATTCACTTGGGCTGAAAGTGATGATTGATCAAGTCATCAGCCATACCTCTGAACAGCACGCTTGGTTTAAAGAGAGCCGCCAGAATCGCACCAACCCCAAAGCCGATTGGTTTGTGTGGGCAGACCCTAAGCCCGATGGCACACCCCCTAATAACTGGCTATCTATTTTTGGCGGCCCTGCCTGGACCTTTGATTCACGCCGCCAGCAGTATTATCTACACAACTTTTTGACCAGCCAGCCGGATGTCAACTTCCACAACCCGGAAGCCCGTCAGGCACAGCTGGATAATATGCGCTTCTGGCTGGATCTTGGCGTTGATGGTTTCCGCCTTGATACCGTCAACTTCTACTTCCACGACGCCGAGCTGCGTGACAACGCACCGGTGCCCAAAGGCGAATCCAAAACCTTAGGCGCACCGGAGGCTAACCCCTACACGTGGCAGCGCCATGTCTACGATATTAGTCGCCCTGAAAACGTAGACTTCTTGAAAGACTTACGCGCCTTGATGGACGAGTATCCCGGCACGACGAGCGTGGGCGAAATCGGCGATGACAATCCGCTTGAGCGTATGGCTGAGTACACCGCAGGCGGTGACAAACTGCACATGGCTTACACCTTTGACTTGCTCAATAAGCCACGCTCCGCCAGCTATATTCGTCATGTTATTGAGCGCTTTCAGCGCTTAGCGGGCGATGCCTGGCCCTGCTGGGCAACATCCAACCATGATGTTGAACGCAGCGCATCACGCTGGGGGGCTGAAGAAGATCCCATTGCTTATCCCAAAGTGATGTTGGCCATGCTGTTTTCCCTACGTGGCAGTGTCTGCCTTTATCAAGGGGAAGAGCTAGGGCTGCCAGAAGCCGACGTGCCCTTCGAGCGCATTCAAGACCCTTACGGCAAAGTGCTCTGGCCAGAGTTTAAAGGCCGAGACGGGTGCCGCACGCCGATGCCATGGACCGATGGCACCCAGGCAGGTTTCTCGGCCATTGAGCCATGGCTCCCGGTAGAAAAACGCCACCTGCCATTGGCGGTCAGCCGACAGCAAACGAACCCGGACTCAACGCTTAACGCTGTGCGCCGGATGCTGGCTTTCCGCCAAACGCACTCCGCGCTGTTCGACGGTGATTTACAGCTGATTGAGGTTGGCGAGGAGTTACTGGGCTTTATTCGTCAAAATGACCAAGAGAAAGTGCTGTGTGTCTTTAACCTGACGGGGAATGAGCTGCAAACAGCACTCCCCTTAGACGTCATCGGTGACCTGGAAGGACACGGCTTCACTACGGCACGCAAGGGCAATGTGCTGACGCTGCCCGCCTATCAAGCCGCCTTCATGCACGTTGCTTAG
- a CDS encoding carbohydrate ABC transporter permease has protein sequence MNQRQLAKIAKRVGFWALIALIMVYAVFPFYYAVITSLKPSSELFQVELWPSNWNLDNYAQIFSQSSFIRAIFNSVVVAFSVVFIALLLGITASYALGRVRFRGRSTVMLVILGVSMFPQVAVLSGLFEVIRALNLYNNPAGLILSYTIFTLPFTVWVLTTFMKELPMELEEAAIMDGATPWITITKVFLPLMWPAMATTGLLAFIAAWNEFLFALTFTLTDAQRTVPVAIALLSGGSAYELPWGPIMAASVVVTVPLVILVIIFQRRIVSGLTAGAVKG, from the coding sequence ATGAACCAACGTCAGTTAGCCAAAATTGCCAAGCGCGTCGGCTTTTGGGCCTTAATTGCGCTGATTATGGTATACGCCGTTTTCCCGTTTTATTACGCGGTCATTACCTCACTTAAACCTTCCAGCGAGCTCTTCCAGGTTGAACTTTGGCCCTCCAATTGGAACCTGGACAACTATGCGCAGATTTTTAGCCAGTCGAGCTTTATCCGTGCGATTTTTAACTCGGTAGTCGTAGCATTTAGCGTTGTTTTCATCGCGCTGCTACTGGGTATCACCGCCTCTTACGCGCTGGGCCGGGTTCGCTTCCGTGGCCGCTCGACCGTCATGCTGGTCATTCTTGGGGTTTCCATGTTTCCTCAGGTCGCGGTGCTCTCAGGCTTGTTTGAGGTGATTCGCGCACTAAATCTCTACAACAATCCCGCTGGCCTCATTCTGAGCTACACCATTTTCACGCTGCCCTTCACCGTCTGGGTACTTACCACTTTCATGAAAGAACTGCCCATGGAGCTGGAAGAAGCCGCCATTATGGATGGCGCTACGCCCTGGATTACGATTACTAAAGTCTTCCTACCGCTAATGTGGCCCGCCATGGCAACCACTGGCCTGCTCGCCTTTATTGCGGCGTGGAATGAGTTTCTGTTTGCCTTAACTTTCACACTCACTGATGCCCAGCGCACCGTGCCTGTTGCCATTGCCCTGCTGTCAGGTGGTAGCGCCTACGAGCTGCCTTGGGGGCCAATCATGGCCGCGTCGGTCGTCGTCACCGTGCCTCTGGTTATTTTGGTCATCATTTTCCAACGTCGCATTGTTTCAGGCTTAACTGCGGGCGCAGTTAAGGGCTAA
- a CDS encoding sugar ABC transporter permease codes for MSTSSNNSAPLEARSAAAPARRHRGTKVRRQRVKAAWLFLAPMLIALTLVAGWPLMRTFFLSFTDASLSDLGAANLIGFENYLVYDNGRWFGVLADPVWWQSVWNTVYFSVVSVSLEVIFGVIVALILNAEFKGRTIVRAAVLIPWAIPTIVSAQMWAWMLNDQFGIINHLLMTVGIIDNPIAWTASATYSMWAVIMVDVWKTIPFVALLVLAALQMLPKDCYEAAEVDGIHPVRVFFKVTLPLITPALMVAVIFRLLDALRVFDVIYVLTSNSTSTMSMSVYARQQLVEFQDVGYGSAASTLLFLIIALATVAYLYLGRNKIQLGGD; via the coding sequence ATGTCGACCTCTTCTAACAACAGCGCGCCCCTGGAGGCGCGCTCAGCCGCAGCGCCAGCGCGTCGGCATCGCGGCACTAAAGTACGCCGCCAGCGGGTCAAAGCGGCTTGGCTGTTCTTGGCTCCCATGCTGATCGCATTAACGTTGGTGGCTGGCTGGCCGTTAATGCGAACATTTTTTCTAAGCTTTACCGATGCCTCACTATCGGATCTGGGGGCGGCTAATCTAATCGGGTTTGAAAACTATCTGGTTTACGACAATGGCCGCTGGTTCGGGGTTCTTGCTGACCCAGTCTGGTGGCAATCTGTTTGGAATACTGTTTATTTTTCGGTGGTATCTGTCTCCTTAGAAGTCATTTTCGGTGTCATTGTGGCGCTGATTCTAAATGCAGAGTTTAAGGGTCGGACGATTGTTCGCGCAGCGGTGTTGATTCCGTGGGCAATCCCCACCATCGTTTCCGCCCAAATGTGGGCGTGGATGCTCAACGATCAGTTCGGCATCATCAATCACCTGCTAATGACGGTTGGGATTATCGACAATCCGATCGCCTGGACGGCGAGCGCTACTTACTCAATGTGGGCCGTCATCATGGTTGATGTCTGGAAAACAATCCCGTTTGTCGCTCTGTTGGTGTTAGCCGCCCTACAGATGTTGCCAAAAGATTGCTACGAAGCCGCAGAAGTAGACGGCATTCATCCCGTGCGTGTGTTCTTCAAAGTTACCCTGCCGCTGATTACGCCTGCTTTGATGGTGGCGGTGATTTTCCGCCTTTTAGATGCCCTGCGGGTGTTCGATGTGATCTACGTACTGACGTCTAACTCAACCAGCACGATGTCGATGTCAGTCTATGCGCGTCAGCAGTTGGTTGAGTTCCAGGATGTTGGTTACGGTAGTGCGGCCTCTACCCTGTTGTTCTTGATTATTGCCCTGGCCACCGTTGCTTACCTCTATTTAGGCCGTAACAAAATACAACTAGGAGGTGACTGA
- a CDS encoding ABC transporter substrate-binding protein, giving the protein MKKTLLTSAIALASLASATGSAQAAELTISCGAVGAELTLCQEGVSAWEEKTGHSVDVVSTPNSSTERLSLYQQILSANSSDIDVMQIDVVWPGLLANHLLDLSEVLGEDAAAGHFDTIVTNNTIDGRLVAMPWFTDAGVLYYREDLLEKHGHNVPTTWQELTDIARDIKDAERAEGNERMQGFVFQGRAYEGLTVNALEWVSSFGGGTVVDQDGEVTINNEKAAAALDLAASWIGDISPEGVLNYTEEEARGVFQGGNAVFMRNWPYAWSLAQSEDSDVRGSVGVTQLPAGGEDGRSAAGLGGWNLAVSRYSEHPELAADLVAFLAGEEEQKRRAIQASYNPTIDALYQDEEVLEAVPFFGTLYDTFTNAVARPSAPTGDAYGRVSNAFFSTSHDVLSGTKTGADAVADLEGDLLRLKRRNW; this is encoded by the coding sequence ATGAAAAAGACACTACTCACTTCTGCCATTGCTTTGGCTAGTCTCGCTAGCGCCACAGGTTCTGCCCAGGCGGCTGAGTTAACCATTTCTTGTGGAGCTGTTGGCGCGGAGCTTACCCTTTGCCAAGAAGGTGTGAGCGCCTGGGAAGAGAAGACCGGCCACAGTGTCGATGTGGTTTCAACGCCAAACTCATCCACTGAACGTTTGTCACTCTACCAACAAATTTTATCCGCCAACTCTAGCGACATTGATGTCATGCAGATTGATGTTGTCTGGCCCGGCCTACTCGCTAATCACCTGCTTGATCTAAGCGAAGTGCTGGGTGAAGACGCCGCGGCAGGCCACTTCGACACCATCGTCACGAACAACACTATCGATGGCCGCCTAGTTGCGATGCCCTGGTTTACCGACGCAGGCGTTCTGTATTACCGCGAAGACCTGCTGGAGAAACATGGCCATAACGTACCTACTACGTGGCAAGAATTGACCGACATCGCGCGTGATATCAAAGATGCCGAGCGCGCAGAAGGCAATGAGCGTATGCAGGGCTTTGTCTTCCAGGGGCGTGCTTATGAAGGACTTACCGTCAATGCCCTGGAGTGGGTATCAAGCTTCGGTGGCGGTACCGTGGTAGATCAGGATGGCGAAGTCACCATCAATAACGAAAAAGCTGCTGCAGCGCTAGATTTAGCAGCCTCATGGATTGGCGATATCTCTCCGGAAGGCGTGCTGAACTATACCGAAGAAGAAGCCCGTGGTGTCTTCCAGGGCGGTAATGCCGTATTTATGCGCAACTGGCCATACGCCTGGTCACTAGCTCAAAGCGAAGATAGCGATGTACGTGGTAGCGTCGGCGTCACCCAATTGCCCGCAGGTGGAGAAGACGGTCGAAGTGCAGCCGGCTTAGGCGGTTGGAACTTAGCAGTATCCCGCTATAGCGAACATCCCGAGCTCGCCGCTGACCTGGTCGCCTTCTTAGCCGGTGAAGAAGAGCAAAAGCGTCGTGCCATCCAAGCGTCCTACAACCCCACCATCGATGCGCTTTACCAAGATGAAGAGGTACTGGAAGCCGTGCCTTTCTTTGGCACTCTTTACGACACCTTCACCAACGCCGTTGCCCGTCCGTCAGCACCTACCGGGGATGCCTATGGCCGTGTTAGCAATGCCTTTTTCAGCACTTCCCATGATGTGCTTTCGGGCACTAAAACTGGCGCTGACGCCGTCGCTGACCTCGAAGGCGATCTACTCCGCCTGAAGCGTCGCAACTGGTAA